One genomic window of Trichomycterus rosablanca isolate fTriRos1 chromosome 1, fTriRos1.hap1, whole genome shotgun sequence includes the following:
- the LOC134328446 gene encoding fibulin-1-like, with the protein MDLRVNEQMSVDECCRNGRNYGLNNHHCTSFPRISPSSSCRMAQEQCCDAALKEIHCTIGMTSAFRREGCELASFQGDQCGVKTAKMCCECCVLGLMIKSQSCELNISVTVHCRDVAQTCCQDKQHGSVTQGSPLLNNNRNSNKGHKHSRNLCAVGLTKCSQLCVGNGTCVCMRGYRLKSDGYTCEDYNECVTGDHSCRLGEMCINTQGSYRCLREANCGTGYELTDTNTCQDINECLVGTHTCGPEFTCQNTPGSFRCHPKKQCGVGFIQDAIGNCIDINECVHEKSPCLPGHTCMNTVGSYICQRFTVTCGRGYHLNKEGTQCLDVDECHGLQSPCQGHNCVNLMGTFRCDCRTGFTFNTISRKCEDNDECSSHPGRTCAHKCENIPGSYRCSCHSGFRLAEDGRSCEDVNECESNPCSQECTNVHGSYQCYCRRGYQLSNVDGVTCEDINECALISGGKICSYYCFNTPGSYKCTCPRTGYKLAPNGRTCLDIDECATGTHNCSTTQSCFNILGGFRCLSFECPPNYHRASASRCERLPCGENTECQTLPLKISFYNLTFPTNIPTPAAVFRMGPSSSVPGDEVQLSIVDGDVEGYFSVQKMAHGAVVSLRRSFLEPRDFLLTVEIRLIRYGTVSVFVAKIAVFVVNDQLVLNHSSIP; encoded by the exons ATGG ATTTAAGAGTAAATGAGCAGATGTCCGTGGACGAATGCTGTAGGAACGGAAGGAACTATGGTCTGAACAATCATCACTGCACTTCCTTTCCTCGCATCTCCCCCTCCTCTAGCTGCAG AATGGCTCAGGAACAGTGTTGTGATGCTGCTCTAAAAGAGATTCACTGCACCATCGGCATGACCAGTGCCTTCAGACGTGAAGGGTGTGAGCTCGCTTCATTTCAAGGAGATCAGTGTGGGGTAAAAACTGCCAAG ATGTGCTGTGAGTGCTGTGTGCTCGGGTTGATGATTAAAAGTCAGAGCTGTGAGCTGAACATCTCTGTTACTGTTCACTGCAGGGACGTGGCTCAGACCTGCTGTCAGGACAAACAGCACGGTTCAGTCACACAAG GGTCACCTCTGCTGAATAACAACAGAAATAGCAATAAAGGACATAAACACAGCCGCAACTTATGTGCAG TAGGGTTAACTAAGTGCTCTCAGCTATGTGTGGGAAACGGCACCTGTGTCTGTATGAGAGGTTATCGTCTTAAATCAGATGGCTACACCTGTGAAG ATTATAATGAGTGTGTGACAGGTGATCACAGCTGTAGGCTTGGGGAAATGTGCATTAACACACAGGGTTCATACAGATGTTTGAGAGAAGCCAACTGTGGAACAGGATATGAACTCACTGACACCAACACCTGCCAAG ATATTAATGAATGTTTGGTTGGAACACATACTTGCGGGCCTGAGTTTACATGCCAGAACACTCCTGGTTCTTTCCGCTGCCATCCAAAAAAGCAGTGTGGGGTCGGTTTCATCCAGGATGCTATCGGAAACTGCATTG atataaatgagtgtgtacATGAGAAGAGTCCATGCCTTCCAGGtcacac ctgtatgaatACAGTGGGATCGTACATCTGTCAGAGATTCACAGTGACCTGTGGGCGTGGGTATCATTTAAACAAAGAGGGTACACAGTGCTTAG ATGTAGATGAGTGCCATGGGTTACAAAGTCCTTGTCAGGGCCACAACTGTGTCAATCTAATGGGCACTTTTCGCTGTGACTGTCGTACTGGCTTTACATTTAACACCATCAGCAGGAAGTGTGAAG ACAATGATGAATGCAGCAGCCATCCTGGGCGCACCTGTGCCCATAAATGTGAAAACATCCCTGGCTCGTACCGGTGTAGCTGCCACTCTGGGTTCAGACTGGCTGAAGATGGCAGGAGCTGTGAAG ATGTTAATGAATGCGAGAGTAACCCATGCAGCCAAGAATGCACCAACGTGCACGGATCCTATCAGTGTTACTGCCGCCGAGGGTACCAGCTCAGCAACGTGGATGGAGTTACATGTGAAG ATATCAATGAATGTGCACTGATTTCTGGGGGTAAAATTTGCTCCTATTATTGTTTTAACACACCCGGCAGCTACAAATGCACCTGTCCTAGAACAGGCTACAAACTCGCCCCCAACGGACGCACCTGTCTGG ACATTGATGAGTGTGCAACTGGAACCCACAACTGCTCCACTACACAGAGCTGTTTTAATATTCTGGGTGGATTTCGGTGCCTGTCATTTGAGTGTCCGCCCAATTACCACCGTGCTTCAGCGAG TCGCTGTGAGCGCTTACCTTGTGGGGAGAACACTGAGTGCCAGACTTTACCACTAAAAATTTCCTTCTACAATCTTACCTTTCCCACCAACATCCCTACACCTGCTGCAGTCTTCCGGATGGGCCCTTCCAGCTCAGTACCTGGCGATGAGGTCCAGCTTTCTATCGTGGATGGGGATGTTGAGGGATACTTCAGTGTACAGAAAATGGCTCACGGTGCAGTGGTGTCTCTGAGAAGGTCGTTTCTCGAACCCCGGGACTTTCTGCTCACTGTGGAGATCAGACTAATTCGATATGGAACAGTGAGTGTTTTTGTAGCTAAAATTGCCGTGTTTGTGGTTAATGATCAGCTGGTTCTAAACCATAGCTCAATTCCTTAA